The following are encoded together in the Parabacteroides chongii genome:
- a CDS encoding fimbrial protein — translation MKLTNIFLSTLAVLLCAACSKDDDSSRNENADAKVSIVVKAAGRTETKAFHPNDENELSGEAKVNSLAAFVFNQTGTELFGYKWQNTAPDEGETSILNVPAKADLAQIVLISNVPENSLDGVKNYSELEARLAKLADQSQNNLVMSSQVITTEKTLVADENYLGYSSMGEDNINGISQPIEITRLVARLDLVDAKTKFTKKSLIDRSVRIDEVRILNQNTASRYFSRGYWGAVMVDGNLANSEATTLNRVISNTAGFSDTPYVHYVMENDGSEAPTTLQVKATLLATDKYKAQTKTFTAVINNNGLENNYNHNFIKRNYVYKLHISFGDNSFEEEDATLDVQVQVVSWGPVSQNVEI, via the coding sequence ATGAAACTAACAAACATATTTCTCTCAACGTTGGCAGTTCTTTTGTGTGCTGCCTGTTCCAAGGATGACGATTCATCCAGGAATGAAAATGCGGATGCTAAAGTGAGCATTGTCGTGAAAGCTGCCGGTAGAACGGAAACGAAGGCTTTTCATCCCAACGATGAAAATGAACTTTCAGGAGAAGCTAAAGTGAACAGCCTGGCTGCATTTGTCTTTAATCAGACTGGTACGGAACTTTTCGGATACAAATGGCAGAATACTGCACCCGACGAAGGCGAAACGTCTATTCTCAATGTTCCGGCTAAAGCTGATCTGGCACAAATCGTGCTTATCTCTAATGTGCCCGAAAATAGCCTTGACGGAGTGAAGAATTATAGCGAACTCGAAGCACGCTTGGCTAAACTCGCCGATCAGTCACAAAATAACCTCGTGATGAGCAGCCAGGTTATTACAACTGAAAAAACTCTGGTCGCCGACGAAAACTATCTGGGATACTCTTCTATGGGCGAAGATAATATCAACGGTATCAGCCAACCTATCGAAATAACCCGCTTGGTGGCGCGGCTCGATCTGGTCGATGCTAAGACGAAGTTTACGAAAAAATCGTTGATCGACCGTTCGGTCAGAATCGATGAAGTACGTATACTCAACCAGAACACCGCTTCCCGCTATTTCAGCCGCGGATATTGGGGCGCTGTCATGGTGGACGGTAACCTGGCAAACAGCGAAGCAACTACGCTAAACCGCGTTATCTCTAACACCGCCGGATTCAGCGATACTCCCTATGTGCATTATGTGATGGAAAACGATGGATCGGAAGCCCCCACCACCCTGCAGGTCAAAGCTACACTGCTGGCAACGGATAAATACAAGGCGCAGACCAAGACGTTTACCGCCGTGATCAACAATAATGGACTGGAAAACAATTATAATCATAATTTCATCAAACGAAATTATGTCTATAAGCTCCATATCTCTTTCGGAGATAATAGTTTCGAAGAAGAAGATGCAACACTGGATGTTCAGGTACAGGTGGTAAGCTGGGGACCGGTCAGCCAGAATGTGGAAATCTGA
- a CDS encoding fimbrial protein produces MKLRNLLIASLAICSMASCTKDDDGLSTPQEVDAYFSIAATSNQMTKSSTRAGDNNEGEGENQGKTDAGTGNEAKINSLTAYVFNADGKYVISKHVSLGNGGDGDAKAGTENEDYSVNDGSIIAIKGIHVKVAKPALEKGASASKFQVVLLANTTPRSVADLDALKKEQIADITTYSDAGTGVAYLPMHSAVLSVGGLKISYETENGTTKHVLNWYAGANESKQAETDDGTHNVAVPDGSKSVSMVRSVARVQFVSLKTDFSALQYKNLTLTVKSIFLANVRADATVMGKENQEADFYRGAPAKFDIIQDLIDSKGSIKGCFKKDYSGGFLVGDNSQDLSFDTYITANSPESTQGIEGESGAYQTRLVIEGELKDNGTSLGTRYFHIPLKFEDGTTEGNVVSNKFYKVSAVITGEGSPNPDEILENTCVNFTIKVAPWNVYEQNESDTN; encoded by the coding sequence ATGAAACTAAGAAATTTATTAATAGCATCTTTGGCAATCTGCTCAATGGCATCCTGCACAAAAGACGATGACGGATTATCCACACCTCAGGAAGTGGATGCCTACTTCTCTATTGCGGCTACTTCCAATCAGATGACAAAATCATCTACTAGAGCTGGTGATAATAATGAAGGTGAAGGCGAAAACCAAGGGAAAACAGACGCTGGTACGGGAAATGAAGCAAAGATAAATTCGCTGACAGCCTATGTGTTTAATGCTGATGGGAAGTATGTAATTAGTAAACATGTGTCTTTAGGTAATGGAGGAGATGGAGATGCAAAGGCAGGTACAGAAAATGAAGATTATTCTGTAAATGATGGTTCTATTATAGCCATCAAAGGTATTCACGTAAAAGTGGCTAAACCTGCCCTGGAAAAGGGGGCTTCAGCTTCTAAATTTCAAGTTGTGCTGTTGGCAAATACAACACCTCGTTCAGTGGCGGATCTTGACGCTTTAAAAAAGGAGCAAATCGCTGATATTACTACATATAGTGACGCAGGAACAGGTGTAGCCTATTTACCGATGCATAGTGCAGTGTTATCTGTTGGCGGATTAAAAATATCTTATGAAACAGAGAATGGTACAACTAAACATGTATTGAATTGGTATGCAGGTGCAAATGAATCGAAACAGGCAGAAACTGATGATGGTACTCATAATGTAGCTGTACCTGACGGTAGTAAGTCAGTTTCAATGGTCCGTTCTGTAGCACGTGTTCAATTTGTTTCTTTGAAAACGGACTTTTCTGCATTACAGTATAAAAATTTGACTTTGACTGTTAAATCTATATTCCTGGCAAATGTTCGCGCTGATGCGACTGTTATGGGAAAAGAGAATCAGGAGGCAGATTTTTATAGAGGTGCTCCGGCTAAATTCGATATAATCCAGGATTTGATTGACTCAAAAGGCAGTATAAAAGGCTGTTTCAAGAAAGATTATTCAGGTGGTTTTTTAGTTGGTGATAATAGTCAGGATTTGTCATTCGATACTTATATTACAGCCAATAGTCCTGAATCAACACAAGGAATTGAAGGTGAGAGCGGAGCTTACCAAACTCGTTTGGTTATTGAAGGTGAATTGAAAGATAATGGAACTTCTTTGGGAACAAGATATTTCCATATTCCTTTGAAGTTTGAGGATGGTACTACTGAAGGAAACGTGGTAAGTAACAAGTTTTATAAAGTCTCGGCTGTTATCACGGGTGAAGGTAGTCCGAATCCGGATGAGATCCTGGAAAATACTTGTGTGAACTTCACTATTAAGGTCGCTCCCTGGAATGTTTATGAACAGAATGAATCGGATACAAACTAA
- a CDS encoding FimB/Mfa2 family fimbrial subunit, translating to MKSKNIFLTIAFSLLVFGACTEEEIIDAPDVQGKGDLVLELSSSSIQTDDITKAASKDESLAPIDNEKNVKDVYVFVFDQSGKIVGSPNYFNFGSTKANGTSSANKTVVIEALDFGRYDFWAVANPTKDDYTNCKNLTSLQKIIEGVESYNEAFSADALVKVGSKTNVDFKGGANSVQIKMTQLSARVEVAFKLGLEGNAQLSVIPTVSNIRTQAWITDPMKVDGCSENGKYQGSSLTLDKEGTQNIVFYTYGKTKDNHLNVSLAGNIGKDTYSSSFNINVPDNITKGCIQNGHSYKVTAVIKSIPVTGKLDVEIESFEEKSVDFSFN from the coding sequence ATGAAAAGTAAAAATATATTCTTAACGATTGCATTTTCTCTGTTGGTGTTTGGTGCCTGTACAGAAGAAGAAATAATAGATGCTCCTGATGTGCAGGGAAAAGGTGATCTAGTATTAGAGTTGAGCTCTTCCTCTATCCAGACGGATGATATAACAAAGGCGGCTTCGAAGGACGAATCGCTGGCACCTATTGATAATGAAAAAAATGTGAAAGATGTTTATGTTTTTGTCTTTGATCAAAGTGGTAAAATTGTTGGTAGCCCAAACTATTTTAATTTTGGGTCGACAAAAGCTAATGGTACTTCTTCGGCGAATAAAACTGTTGTTATTGAAGCTCTTGATTTTGGTAGGTATGATTTTTGGGCTGTCGCTAATCCTACGAAGGATGACTATACAAACTGCAAAAATCTAACCTCTCTGCAAAAAATTATCGAAGGTGTTGAAAGCTATAACGAGGCATTTAGTGCTGATGCTTTAGTTAAGGTCGGAAGTAAAACAAACGTCGATTTTAAAGGCGGAGCAAATAGTGTTCAGATAAAGATGACTCAGTTGTCTGCACGTGTCGAGGTTGCTTTTAAACTTGGATTGGAAGGGAATGCACAATTGTCAGTAATTCCAACCGTTTCAAATATACGAACGCAAGCTTGGATAACAGATCCAATGAAGGTTGATGGCTGTTCCGAGAATGGAAAATATCAAGGAAGTTCGTTGACGCTTGATAAAGAAGGAACTCAGAATATTGTTTTTTATACTTATGGAAAAACAAAGGATAATCATTTAAATGTGAGTTTAGCAGGAAACATCGGTAAGGATACATATTCTTCTTCTTTTAATATTAATGTTCCCGATAATATTACTAAAGGGTGCATTCAGAACGGTCATTCTTACAAAGTTACTGCAGTTATAAAATCAATTCCGGTGACAGGAAAATTGGATGTTGAAATAGAAAGCTTTGAAGAGAAGTCTGTGGATTTTAGCTTTAATTGA
- a CDS encoding Rpn family recombination-promoting nuclease/putative transposase, translating into MKYLNPKADLTFKRVFGEHPDLVMSLLNALLPLKKGAEITEIEYLPAEMVPENPLRKYSIVDVRCKDKQGRQFLVEMQMLWSPEFYQRVLFNASKAYVRQLDKGETYELLQPVYSLNLVNDIFEPELEGYYHHYELVHVEHSDKVIDGLQLIFVELPKFTPHNYAEKKMQVLWLRYLTEINERTREVPEELLSNPEINKALTELEESAFTEEQLAGYEHFWDGISVEKTIYNSAIRKGLAEGLAEGEAKGKAEGLAEGLAKGKAKLHLVAANMKKKGIDLASIIECTGLDEKTVRNLP; encoded by the coding sequence ATGAAGTATCTAAATCCGAAAGCCGATTTAACATTCAAGCGGGTATTCGGCGAGCACCCCGATCTGGTGATGAGCCTGCTTAACGCATTGTTGCCTTTGAAAAAAGGCGCAGAGATAACCGAAATCGAGTACTTGCCCGCTGAGATGGTGCCGGAAAATCCCCTACGTAAATACAGTATTGTCGATGTCCGTTGCAAGGACAAGCAAGGTCGTCAGTTCCTGGTCGAGATGCAGATGTTATGGTCGCCTGAATTTTATCAACGCGTATTATTCAATGCCTCCAAAGCTTATGTCCGGCAGCTGGATAAAGGAGAAACGTATGAACTCTTGCAACCTGTTTACTCGCTTAACCTGGTGAACGATATCTTTGAACCGGAACTGGAGGGCTATTATCATCATTATGAACTGGTGCATGTAGAGCACAGCGACAAGGTGATCGACGGTTTACAGCTTATTTTTGTAGAGCTGCCGAAATTTACACCGCATAATTATGCAGAGAAAAAAATGCAGGTACTCTGGCTTCGTTACCTGACAGAGATCAACGAGCGTACGCGTGAGGTTCCGGAAGAACTGCTTTCCAACCCGGAAATAAATAAAGCCCTGACCGAACTGGAAGAATCTGCCTTTACCGAAGAGCAGTTGGCCGGCTACGAACATTTCTGGGACGGCATCAGCGTAGAAAAAACAATCTACAACAGCGCTATCCGAAAAGGCTTGGCAGAAGGCTTGGCAGAGGGCGAAGCAAAAGGTAAAGCGGAAGGCTTGGCAGAGGGCTTGGCAAAAGGCAAAGCAAAATTACATCTTGTAGCTGCCAATATGAAAAAGAAAGGCATAGACCTGGCTTCCATTATCGAATGTACCGGATTGGATGAAAAGACTGTTCGTAACCTTCCGTAA
- a CDS encoding DNA-binding protein: MALKYVVKKTVFGFDETKTAKYVARPLLAGSVDYSALCDQVTKVGLVPRGVVKMVIDGVIDALEWNLTNHLSVKLGDFGTFRPAFGCKCQEEEKDVTADVLRHRKIIFTPGSHFKEMLRKVSIQKFDIPETDETGGSGSGEDDRPVIE, translated from the coding sequence ATGGCATTAAAGTATGTAGTAAAGAAAACAGTTTTCGGTTTCGATGAAACTAAGACAGCGAAGTATGTAGCCCGTCCGTTGTTGGCAGGTAGTGTTGATTATTCCGCTCTGTGCGATCAGGTAACCAAGGTAGGACTGGTGCCGCGCGGTGTAGTGAAAATGGTTATCGACGGCGTGATAGATGCCCTCGAATGGAATCTGACCAATCACCTCTCGGTGAAATTGGGGGATTTCGGAACTTTTCGTCCTGCCTTCGGCTGTAAATGCCAGGAAGAAGAAAAGGATGTAACGGCGGATGTATTGCGCCACCGTAAAATTATCTTCACTCCCGGCAGTCATTTCAAAGAGATGCTGCGCAAAGTCAGCATCCAGAAGTTCGACATCCCGGAAACCGATGAAACAGGCGGTTCCGGAAGCGGCGAAGACGACCGCCCCGTAATCGAATAG
- a CDS encoding DUF3575 domain-containing protein encodes MKKVLFLFLLLAGMTNVYGQKFAVKSNLLYDATATINLGVEVGLAQKWSLDLSGNYNGWMLGDEARFKHWLIQPEARYWLCEKFNGHFFGVHAHYADYNVGGMKILGKSMEDSRYQGSLYGAGLSYGYQWLLGSHWSMEAVIGIGWAHLDQDKYPCAVCGERYDKSKDYFGVTKAALSFIYFFK; translated from the coding sequence ATGAAAAAAGTACTTTTCCTCTTTTTGCTTTTGGCAGGTATGACGAATGTCTATGGACAGAAGTTTGCGGTAAAGTCAAATTTACTTTATGATGCGACTGCTACCATTAACCTGGGGGTAGAAGTGGGGTTGGCTCAGAAATGGTCGTTGGACCTGTCGGGTAATTATAACGGTTGGATGCTGGGAGATGAAGCCCGTTTTAAACATTGGCTGATTCAGCCCGAAGCCCGCTATTGGCTGTGTGAAAAATTTAACGGCCATTTCTTTGGCGTACATGCCCATTATGCGGATTATAATGTGGGAGGAATGAAAATTCTGGGTAAGAGTATGGAGGATAGTCGTTATCAGGGAAGCTTGTATGGTGCAGGTTTGTCATACGGATATCAGTGGCTGCTGGGTAGCCATTGGAGTATGGAAGCTGTGATCGGTATCGGCTGGGCACATCTCGATCAGGATAAATATCCTTGTGCTGTTTGCGGAGAACGGTATGATAAGTCAAAAGATTATTTCGGTGTGACGAAAGCGGCTCTTTCTTTTATCTATTTCTTTAAATAA
- a CDS encoding DUF3868 domain-containing protein, with protein sequence MNKKMKNIYILAAALAVVSPAAMAQKDALSNAVKVVCNDAVQKGDSLYLDAVITVNSSAVKSCKSLELTPVVEAGDRKEGFLSVLRNGRIRHKVYTREIKLNNLAEIPHYSVAKVNKQQPEEVILYQAAIGWEDWMKHAKISLAADLCGCGQEDANKLLVTDHIRRRPDARYEVKPVLAYITPVAETEKHRAEVGTAYLDFQVGKSEILPDFRNNASELDKINGTIRSVTSDKNITPKGILLKGYASPEGSYASNDRLSDNRVKALREYIRSKNDFPMSFFTLENEPEDWSGFKAQAEADQDMPARNEVLDIINSDLQPDQKEAKLRALKGGAAFSYVLKNIFPSLRRSEYRIDYTVREFTVEEGREIIKTRPQQLSLSEMFAVANSYETGSKDYNDVFEIAVRMYSSDPVANLNAANISIGKGDYAAAKNYLAKAGDSAEAIHARGVLKLIEGDLDGAEVLLKKAKDAGVIGAADNLRELQLKREDNALFDSFDAHN encoded by the coding sequence ATGAATAAGAAAATGAAAAATATATATATACTGGCTGCAGCGTTGGCGGTGGTTTCTCCGGCTGCAATGGCACAGAAAGATGCACTGTCCAATGCCGTGAAAGTGGTTTGTAATGATGCGGTGCAAAAAGGGGATTCGCTTTATTTGGATGCTGTCATTACAGTGAACAGTAGTGCTGTTAAATCGTGTAAGTCGCTTGAACTGACTCCGGTGGTGGAAGCAGGCGACCGGAAAGAAGGTTTTCTTTCTGTCTTGCGTAACGGACGTATCCGCCATAAGGTGTATACCCGCGAGATCAAATTGAATAACCTGGCGGAAATACCTCATTATAGTGTGGCGAAAGTGAACAAGCAGCAACCGGAAGAGGTGATCCTTTACCAGGCTGCTATCGGTTGGGAAGACTGGATGAAACATGCGAAGATTTCGCTGGCTGCCGATCTTTGCGGCTGCGGACAGGAAGATGCCAATAAATTATTGGTGACTGATCATATTCGTCGTCGTCCGGATGCCCGTTATGAGGTTAAACCTGTGCTGGCGTATATAACACCGGTAGCGGAAACGGAAAAACATCGTGCAGAAGTGGGTACGGCTTATCTGGATTTCCAGGTGGGTAAATCTGAGATTTTGCCAGATTTCCGGAATAATGCTTCTGAACTGGATAAGATCAACGGTACGATCCGCTCGGTGACATCGGATAAAAATATCACTCCGAAAGGGATCCTGTTGAAAGGATACGCTTCTCCGGAAGGTTCATATGCATCGAACGACCGTCTGTCGGATAATCGTGTGAAAGCATTGCGCGAATATATACGTTCAAAGAACGATTTCCCGATGAGTTTCTTTACGTTGGAAAACGAACCGGAAGACTGGTCTGGATTCAAAGCACAGGCTGAAGCCGATCAGGATATGCCGGCACGCAATGAAGTGCTCGATATTATTAACAGTGATCTGCAGCCTGACCAGAAAGAAGCCAAACTGCGTGCGTTGAAAGGGGGAGCTGCTTTCAGTTATGTATTGAAAAATATTTTCCCGTCACTGCGTCGTTCGGAATACCGTATCGATTACACGGTTCGTGAGTTTACGGTGGAAGAAGGCCGTGAGATTATCAAGACCCGCCCGCAGCAGTTGAGTCTGAGTGAAATGTTCGCCGTAGCCAACAGCTATGAAACGGGAAGCAAGGATTATAATGATGTATTTGAAATAGCTGTGCGCATGTACAGTTCTGATCCGGTGGCAAATCTGAATGCTGCTAATATCTCTATAGGAAAAGGCGATTATGCTGCTGCTAAAAATTATCTGGCGAAAGCCGGTGATTCGGCAGAAGCGATTCATGCCCGTGGTGTTTTGAAATTGATTGAGGGTGACCTCGACGGAGCTGAGGTGTTGTTGAAAAAGGCAAAAGATGCCGGTGTGATAGGAGCAGCAGACAATTTGAGAGAATTACAGCTGAAAAGAGAGGATAATGCTCTGTTTGATAGTTTCGACGCGCATAATTGA
- a CDS encoding thiamine diphosphokinase — protein MGTIYDCVVVANGSFPQTAGPLELLKSAPAIIACDGAVQNLHERGLEPAAIVGDLDSIPQEMLRLYADRIHTVEDQEINDLTKAVRFAHAAGYRKLLILGATGLREDHTLGNISLLTDYAPLFEQVEMLSDYGHFVPVQQTMTLACTPGQQISIFSMYPCGEITTEGLRWPITRRRLTAWWQGSLNEALGNEFTLTLSPEARVIVYFQTPSL, from the coding sequence ATGGGAACAATATATGATTGTGTAGTGGTTGCTAACGGAAGTTTTCCGCAAACAGCCGGACCGTTGGAGCTTTTAAAATCTGCACCGGCTATTATTGCCTGTGACGGAGCGGTACAAAATCTGCACGAACGGGGGCTGGAGCCGGCAGCCATTGTCGGTGATCTGGACAGTATTCCACAGGAAATGCTCCGGCTATATGCCGACCGCATCCATACCGTGGAAGATCAGGAGATAAATGACTTGACCAAAGCAGTCCGTTTTGCCCACGCTGCAGGTTACCGGAAACTGTTGATCCTGGGAGCTACCGGACTTCGTGAAGACCATACGCTCGGTAATATCTCCCTACTGACGGACTACGCACCGTTATTCGAACAGGTGGAAATGCTCTCCGACTACGGACACTTCGTCCCCGTACAACAAACAATGACCCTGGCTTGTACCCCCGGCCAGCAAATATCCATCTTCTCGATGTACCCCTGTGGCGAAATAACCACCGAAGGTCTCCGCTGGCCCATCACCCGCCGTCGCCTGACAGCCTGGTGGCAAGGAAGCCTCAACGAAGCCCTGGGAAACGAGTTCACCCTCACCCTCTCACCGGAAGCCCGGGTAATCGTCTATTTCCAAACCCCTTCCCTCTAA
- the pnuC gene encoding nicotinamide riboside transporter PnuC, translated as MEHLLEYFGVITGILYLLLEIRQHKAMWVVGFLTSLVYVFVFFFAKIYADMGLNIYYVAISIYGFKEWTYTKKNVSEEKVSDDTIFYRHITWPLFMGIASAILITYALLYYVLHNFTDSPIPMGDAFTTSVGIVATWMLARRIIEHWIFWVIVNFVSVYLYYLRGLYPTMFLYICYGILAIVGYYTWKKKGINTNGNNI; from the coding sequence ATGGAGCATCTATTGGAATATTTCGGTGTCATTACAGGAATCCTTTACCTGTTACTGGAGATCAGACAACATAAAGCAATGTGGGTGGTAGGTTTTCTGACCTCACTGGTCTACGTTTTTGTTTTTTTCTTTGCCAAAATATATGCAGATATGGGACTGAATATCTACTATGTTGCCATCAGTATTTATGGTTTCAAAGAATGGACCTATACGAAAAAAAATGTATCAGAAGAAAAAGTCTCCGATGATACAATTTTCTACCGTCATATTACCTGGCCTTTATTCATGGGGATAGCATCGGCTATCCTCATTACATACGCCCTGCTCTATTACGTACTTCACAATTTCACCGACTCGCCTATCCCGATGGGCGATGCTTTCACCACCTCCGTCGGAATCGTTGCCACCTGGATGCTGGCACGCCGTATCATCGAGCACTGGATATTCTGGGTTATCGTCAACTTCGTATCTGTCTATCTTTATTATCTGCGGGGCTTATATCCTACCATGTTTTTGTACATTTGCTACGGTATTTTAGCCATTGTCGGATATTATACCTGGAAAAAGAAAGGAATAAATACAAATGGGAACAATATATGA
- a CDS encoding TonB-dependent receptor has product MKSVLLLIAGSLATWATAENKPDLTDSLKISRDLSLDEVVVTATRVAKGTPVAYSELSKNELNRKNDGQGIPYLISQSPSVIMTSDAGTGIGYSGFRIRGTDANRINITVNGVPVNDSESHTVFWANMSDFASSVDNIQIQRGAGTSTNGAAAFGATVAMQTQKPDLKPYAEYTFSGGSFGTVKNSVKLGTGLLHDHFVFDARYSNVQSDGYIDRATANMHSYFGSATYYGDNTLVRFQTFGNIEKTYQAWTGVPSSLLKIDRTYNPCGEYEENGVKKFYDNQTDNYWQQNYHLMASQRLGDLWNMNLTLHYTHGEGYYEDYKGNAKFSSYKLPAYINGQGDTIRKSDLVRRKWLDNDFYGVVYSANYRTERLQMSFGSAVNKYVGDHFGRVMWVKNGEALPQPDYEYYRNRGNKLDYNFYVKGNYRFHPYLNGYLDLQYRGIHYTIKGSDDKGGDNVDVDKHWNFFNPKAGINFQKDGHNAFISFSVANREPNRDNFTEAAANERPSHETLYDYEAGYSFGNERFRVGANLYFMDYNNQLILSGKISEIGEALTSNIKDSYRMGIELTGGVSITRWLDWNGNVTLSRNKIKNYTHYMDDYDNGGQASEYMGTTDIAFSPGIIANSMFDFSLKGFSASFNSQFVGRQYIDNTSTKDRSIDPYFVNNLRVGYVFKPKFIKELGVDVSVNNIFNEKYETNAWVYTYISGGEVSKDDGYFTQAGTNIMARVTFKF; this is encoded by the coding sequence ATGAAAAGTGTATTATTATTGATTGCCGGTTCACTGGCCACATGGGCGACAGCAGAAAACAAGCCGGATCTCACCGATTCTTTAAAAATCTCACGCGACTTATCACTGGACGAGGTAGTCGTCACAGCCACCCGGGTAGCCAAAGGGACTCCGGTTGCTTACAGCGAACTATCCAAAAACGAACTCAACCGTAAAAACGACGGTCAGGGTATCCCCTATCTTATCTCACAGTCTCCGTCCGTCATCATGACCTCGGATGCAGGGACAGGTATCGGTTATTCCGGCTTCCGTATCCGCGGAACAGATGCCAACCGTATTAACATCACGGTCAACGGAGTACCGGTCAACGACTCCGAATCGCATACCGTCTTTTGGGCGAACATGTCCGACTTCGCCTCTTCCGTCGATAATATACAGATACAGCGAGGTGCCGGAACATCCACCAACGGAGCTGCCGCTTTCGGTGCTACCGTAGCTATGCAGACACAGAAACCTGATCTGAAACCTTACGCCGAATATACGTTTTCGGGAGGTTCGTTCGGGACTGTGAAAAACTCGGTCAAGCTGGGAACCGGATTGCTGCACGACCATTTTGTGTTCGATGCCCGCTACTCCAATGTTCAGAGCGACGGATATATCGACCGGGCGACAGCCAACATGCATTCGTATTTCGGTTCCGCCACCTATTACGGAGACAACACCCTGGTCCGCTTCCAGACATTCGGAAATATAGAAAAAACGTATCAGGCATGGACCGGCGTTCCCTCCTCTCTCCTGAAAATCGACCGTACCTATAACCCCTGTGGGGAATACGAAGAAAACGGTGTCAAAAAGTTTTATGACAACCAGACAGACAACTACTGGCAACAAAACTATCACCTGATGGCAAGCCAACGCCTGGGAGACTTGTGGAATATGAACCTGACCCTCCACTACACACACGGGGAAGGATATTACGAAGATTATAAAGGGAACGCAAAATTCAGCAGTTACAAGCTGCCAGCTTATATAAACGGACAGGGCGACACCATCCGCAAGTCAGACCTCGTCCGTCGTAAATGGCTGGACAACGATTTCTACGGCGTTGTCTACAGTGCCAACTACCGTACCGAACGTCTTCAGATGAGCTTCGGTTCTGCAGTCAACAAATATGTGGGCGATCATTTCGGGCGTGTCATGTGGGTGAAGAACGGCGAAGCACTTCCGCAACCTGACTACGAATATTACCGTAACAGAGGAAACAAACTGGATTATAACTTTTATGTAAAAGGCAACTACCGGTTTCACCCGTATTTGAACGGATACCTCGACTTGCAATACCGCGGTATCCATTATACCATTAAAGGGAGTGACGACAAAGGCGGTGACAACGTCGATGTAGACAAACACTGGAACTTCTTTAATCCGAAAGCGGGTATTAATTTCCAGAAAGACGGCCATAACGCTTTTATCTCTTTTTCCGTTGCCAACCGGGAGCCGAACCGGGACAATTTTACGGAAGCCGCAGCCAATGAACGACCCTCGCATGAGACCCTGTACGATTACGAAGCCGGTTATAGCTTCGGCAACGAACGTTTCCGTGTCGGTGCCAACCTCTATTTTATGGATTACAACAACCAACTGATCCTTAGCGGTAAAATCAGCGAGATAGGTGAAGCACTGACCAGCAATATCAAAGACAGCTACCGTATGGGTATCGAACTGACCGGAGGCGTAAGCATCACCCGCTGGCTGGACTGGAACGGAAATGTGACCCTGAGCCGTAACAAAATTAAAAACTACACCCATTATATGGATGATTACGATAACGGCGGCCAGGCAAGTGAATATATGGGAACGACCGATATCGCCTTTTCTCCCGGCATCATCGCCAATAGCATGTTCGATTTCAGCCTGAAAGGATTCTCTGCCAGCTTCAACTCACAGTTCGTAGGCCGCCAGTACATCGACAACACCTCCACCAAAGACCGTTCGATCGACCCTTACTTCGTGAACAACCTGCGTGTCGGATATGTCTTCAAACCTAAATTCATCAAGGAACTCGGTGTAGATGTAAGTGTCAACAACATCTTCAACGAAAAATACGAAACAAATGCCTGGGTCTACACCTACATAAGCGGAGGTGAAGTCAGCAAGGACGACGGCTACTTTACACAAGCCGGTACGAATATCATGGCAAGAGTAACATTCAAATTCTAA